A single Chryseobacterium sp. DNA region contains:
- a CDS encoding YncE family protein yields the protein MRKLNLYLLFFVLAFLTSCRTDDIIIRQEVVEGLAPVENTAIKGFYMLNEGNMGSNKCTLDFFDYTKGTYYRNIYAEINPNVVKELGDVGNDIKVYGSKLYIVVNVSNKIEVLDAKTAKRITSIPLQNCRYLTFKDGNAYASSYAGPVDINPKAPKGKVVEIDTVSLSIKREVTVGYQPEEMEIVGNQLFVANSGGYMVPDYDRTVSVIDLNSFTETKKLDVAINLHRLKKDNYGDLYVSSRGDYYNVPSSLYLIDASTGAVKKDFHLAVSEMTIVNDKLYFYGNEFNYNTHSYKKTFGIIDVKTEQIIANRIFDPQYETAIKTPYGIAVNPVTEDLYITDARNYVAMGFVYCFDKNGHFKWKTEGGNIPAHFAFLYK from the coding sequence ATGAGAAAACTAAACCTTTACCTTTTATTTTTTGTATTAGCTTTTCTTACTTCCTGCCGTACAGATGATATTATTATCCGCCAGGAAGTGGTGGAAGGGCTTGCTCCTGTAGAAAATACCGCGATAAAAGGCTTTTATATGCTGAATGAAGGGAATATGGGAAGCAATAAATGTACTCTTGATTTTTTTGATTATACCAAAGGAACCTACTACCGGAATATCTATGCGGAAATAAATCCAAACGTGGTTAAAGAGTTGGGAGATGTAGGAAATGATATTAAAGTCTACGGCAGCAAACTCTACATTGTGGTCAATGTTTCCAATAAGATTGAAGTTCTGGATGCGAAAACGGCTAAACGTATCACTTCAATTCCATTGCAGAACTGCAGATATTTAACTTTTAAAGATGGAAATGCCTATGCGAGCAGCTATGCCGGCCCGGTAGATATTAACCCTAAAGCTCCCAAAGGAAAAGTAGTGGAGATTGATACCGTTTCCCTTTCTATTAAACGTGAAGTAACGGTAGGCTACCAGCCTGAAGAAATGGAAATTGTAGGAAATCAGCTTTTTGTTGCCAATTCCGGAGGCTATATGGTTCCCGACTATGACAGAACAGTTTCCGTGATAGATTTAAACAGTTTTACAGAAACCAAGAAACTGGATGTTGCCATCAATCTTCACCGTCTGAAGAAAGATAATTACGGCGACCTGTATGTAAGCTCAAGAGGAGATTATTACAACGTTCCTTCCAGCTTATACCTGATTGACGCATCTACAGGAGCCGTCAAAAAGGATTTTCACCTCGCAGTCAGTGAAATGACGATTGTGAATGATAAACTTTATTTCTACGGAAACGAATTCAATTACAACACACACAGCTATAAAAAAACCTTTGGGATCATTGATGTTAAAACAGAACAGATCATAGCCAACAGAATTTTTGACCCGCAATATGAAACCGCCATCAAAACACCTTACGGAATTGCGGTAAATCCTGTTACGGAAGACCTCTATATTACAGATGCCAGGAATTATGTAGCCATGGGTTTTGTGTATTGTTTTGATAAAAACGGACATTTTAAGTGGAAAACCGAAGGCGGAAATATCCCGGCACACTTCGCTTTTTTATATAAATAA
- a CDS encoding cell surface protein produces the protein MNRNIFNYLKIGFLSFSLIGMIACKHDDEDDFNFNGLKDSYSIERFKVLSIPTNVSGTFTWSINDSIISQSSELEFISPKADSFPLTLKIINKGNEKVYHSKIIVTKETGTYSKYIAKVFDFRPAVGQFMNEIPEYEPGNTAMDMLQKAKESLVGSNSTMISLGGYGGYVVFGFDHTIPNLDGRDFKVLGNAFFGNGANDQRSGSCEPGIVMVAYDRNKNGKPDDNEWYEIAGSEYFKNTTVKNYSITYYKPDENKAQVPGSEFWQTDVEYIKWQDNLGNQGFKTKNTFHAQSYYPLWLSEASYGFSGTRLANNFYDQSGTGSYWVGKSYDFGYADNAPNNDEASNIDISWAVDRNGRYVKLPGIDFVKVYTGVNQEAGWLGEVSTEVAGAYDLHFK, from the coding sequence ATGAATAGAAATATTTTTAATTACTTAAAAATCGGGTTTTTATCATTTTCCCTGATAGGAATGATAGCCTGTAAACATGATGATGAAGATGATTTTAACTTTAATGGTCTTAAGGATTCTTATTCCATTGAACGTTTTAAAGTATTGAGTATCCCCACCAATGTTTCAGGGACTTTTACGTGGAGTATTAATGACTCTATCATTTCCCAAAGCTCAGAACTTGAGTTTATCAGTCCTAAGGCAGATAGCTTTCCCCTGACCTTAAAAATTATCAATAAAGGAAACGAAAAGGTGTATCATTCCAAAATAATTGTCACCAAAGAAACCGGAACGTATAGTAAATATATAGCCAAGGTATTTGATTTCCGTCCTGCTGTAGGGCAGTTCATGAATGAAATTCCGGAATATGAGCCTGGAAACACGGCAATGGATATGCTTCAGAAGGCTAAAGAATCGCTGGTAGGTTCCAATTCTACCATGATCAGCTTAGGGGGATACGGAGGCTATGTTGTTTTTGGCTTTGATCATACCATTCCCAATCTGGATGGCAGGGACTTTAAGGTTCTTGGGAATGCATTTTTTGGAAATGGGGCTAATGATCAGCGTTCAGGTTCCTGTGAGCCGGGAATTGTTATGGTGGCCTACGACAGGAATAAAAACGGAAAGCCTGATGACAATGAGTGGTATGAAATTGCAGGCAGTGAGTATTTTAAAAATACAACGGTAAAAAATTACAGCATTACCTATTATAAACCTGATGAGAATAAGGCTCAGGTGCCGGGCAGTGAATTTTGGCAGACGGATGTAGAATACATCAAGTGGCAGGACAATCTGGGAAACCAGGGTTTTAAAACTAAGAATACCTTTCATGCACAGAGTTATTATCCTTTATGGCTTTCAGAGGCATCTTACGGCTTTTCCGGAACCAGGCTTGCCAACAATTTTTATGATCAGAGCGGTACCGGATCCTACTGGGTAGGAAAATCGTATGATTTCGGATATGCAGATAATGCTCCGAATAATGACGAGGCCTCCAATATTGATATTTCCTGGGCTGTTGACAGAAACGGCAGGTATGTGAAACTTCCGGGGATTGATTTCGTGAAAGTGTATACGGGAGTCAATCAGGAAGCTGGCTGGCTGGGTGAAGTTTCTACTGAAGTAGCCGGAGCTTATGACTTACATTTCAAATAA
- a CDS encoding DUF5074 domain-containing protein — translation MKKFYLFMMLFLFACVTNAQIKVQGVPRNDISGISKLNTTTISFSDIQYWVGTGANQAAFVVQWNDSKNPDALVWGFRWDGNATGEDMLKAIAKADHRLFTLLYQGTQFGSAVGGIGFDLNGQNTNALIKNGNSTYPLYPVNGYVNTNAYDFDSYTIADAANDHWQSGWTVNGYWAYWVKNPADTDFGYSNVGASSRTLQNGSWDVWNFNVGFTEAPISSTITPVSPYVTSTNFTNGYFMVNEEWFGHTNGSVNFIDNNGQINYRVYSNVNSNQAFGATTQYGTIYGDKFYFVSKQAADGGDTQYTPGGRLVVANAHTMQKIAGFNNIGGGDGRSFVGVNEHKGYIGASNGIILFNIDNLQVGSLIAGTGGSGQIGNMIRTSQYVFAVKQGAGILVIDPATDTVINTIAGGFYSVVQAKDGSVWGIQDQKLVSIHPTTFATQAYAIPTTKYIGDWGAWNAGKFTASNKENSLYWINSISSWSSGTQIVKFNVTTKTFNESFAAIPGQTGQFKQIPYGSALRVNPATGELVLNTTESGYGAHYQKNWIHTYDMNGNLTNTKTLNDYYWFPAITVFTNNTVPVVSTTLPSQVTAGNITTIDLKTVVSDDDNIVASIVKSIQSNSNPTAVSASINTNDELILTPLSQGISDIVISFNSNGKVVEKLITVNSVGSTLATAEVKKLEFGIYPNPITDILTIKTQEKILNVSIYDASGKMISAPLNNGQINVSMLPKGMYILKAVTDKAVYQQKLIKN, via the coding sequence ATGAAAAAGTTTTATCTTTTTATGATGCTTTTTCTGTTTGCATGCGTAACGAATGCACAGATAAAAGTTCAGGGAGTACCTAGAAATGATATTTCAGGGATCAGTAAACTTAACACGACGACGATCAGTTTCTCTGATATCCAGTATTGGGTAGGCACAGGAGCGAACCAGGCCGCTTTTGTAGTACAATGGAATGACAGTAAAAACCCTGATGCTCTGGTTTGGGGATTCAGATGGGATGGAAACGCAACAGGAGAAGATATGCTAAAAGCGATTGCCAAAGCAGATCACAGGTTATTCACATTACTTTACCAGGGAACACAGTTTGGATCTGCAGTTGGTGGAATAGGTTTTGACCTGAACGGCCAAAATACCAACGCACTGATCAAAAACGGAAACAGCACTTATCCGCTTTATCCGGTGAATGGTTACGTAAATACAAATGCCTATGACTTTGACAGCTATACTATTGCAGATGCGGCTAATGATCACTGGCAATCCGGGTGGACCGTTAACGGCTACTGGGCTTATTGGGTAAAAAATCCTGCAGATACCGATTTTGGATATTCTAATGTAGGGGCTTCGTCACGTACCCTGCAGAATGGGTCATGGGATGTTTGGAATTTTAATGTCGGATTTACAGAGGCTCCGATTTCTTCTACGATTACACCGGTTTCTCCTTACGTAACTTCCACTAATTTTACCAACGGATACTTTATGGTCAATGAAGAATGGTTTGGACACACCAATGGTTCTGTAAATTTTATCGATAATAACGGTCAGATCAATTACCGAGTGTACAGCAATGTGAACAGCAACCAGGCATTTGGAGCCACTACCCAATATGGAACCATCTACGGAGATAAATTCTATTTTGTTTCAAAACAGGCTGCCGACGGAGGAGATACCCAATATACGCCCGGAGGAAGACTGGTGGTAGCCAACGCACATACCATGCAGAAAATAGCCGGCTTTAATAATATTGGAGGCGGGGACGGAAGATCATTTGTAGGAGTAAATGAACATAAAGGATATATCGGAGCTTCCAACGGAATTATTCTTTTTAATATTGATAATTTACAGGTCGGCAGCTTAATAGCCGGGACAGGCGGCAGCGGGCAGATTGGAAACATGATCCGTACTTCACAATATGTATTTGCCGTAAAACAGGGAGCCGGAATTTTAGTTATTGATCCTGCTACAGATACCGTGATCAACACCATTGCCGGAGGTTTCTATTCTGTTGTTCAGGCGAAAGACGGAAGTGTATGGGGAATCCAGGATCAGAAACTGGTGAGTATTCATCCTACCACTTTTGCAACGCAGGCTTACGCTATTCCAACCACGAAGTATATTGGCGACTGGGGAGCCTGGAATGCAGGTAAATTTACAGCAAGTAATAAGGAGAATTCTTTATATTGGATCAATTCAATCAGCAGCTGGAGCTCAGGAACGCAGATTGTGAAATTTAATGTGACCACTAAAACATTTAATGAATCTTTTGCGGCCATTCCTGGACAGACAGGACAGTTTAAACAGATTCCTTACGGATCTGCCCTCCGTGTCAATCCTGCTACCGGTGAGCTTGTCCTGAATACAACTGAAAGCGGATATGGTGCCCACTATCAGAAAAACTGGATCCATACATACGATATGAATGGAAACCTTACCAATACCAAAACATTGAATGATTATTACTGGTTCCCGGCAATAACGGTATTTACCAATAATACGGTGCCTGTAGTAAGTACAACGTTGCCTTCACAGGTTACAGCCGGAAATATTACGACAATTGACCTGAAAACAGTGGTTTCTGATGATGATAATATTGTGGCATCGATTGTGAAATCTATTCAGTCAAACAGCAATCCTACAGCCGTTTCTGCATCTATTAATACCAACGATGAACTGATATTAACCCCTCTCAGCCAGGGAATATCTGATATCGTGATCAGCTTCAACTCAAATGGTAAGGTGGTTGAAAAATTAATTACCGTAAACAGTGTAGGGTCAACTTTAGCCACTGCTGAAGTGAAAAAACTTGAATTCGGAATTTATCCAAACCCGATTACGGATATCCTTACCATCAAAACGCAGGAGAAAATATTGAATGTTTCTATTTATGATGCTTCTGGTAAAATGATCAGTGCACCGCTTAACAATGGGCAGATCAATGTAAGTATGCTTCCGAAAGGGATGTATATTTTGAAAGCTGTGACAGATAAGGCTGTATATCAGCAAAAACTTATTAAGAACTAA
- a CDS encoding T9SS type A sorting domain-containing protein produces the protein MKTNLLLRQRAIKAALSASFLFLMNSMSTAQIVKTYASSQTNQVYGICIGCGVLNPENAVGSNENDYSTLQVSVGLLARTEQTLIFPTTNIAANTNKLVIGIGSNGTPLSAQVLGGVSIETFNGDVSNNDYQNLNNDILQLGSADPSKGEIELTMNIPFDRIKINVNSGLLNLGGELRVYYAYQYKDPFINLMAHSDGGQVTLDRKVPVEGSEVTLTNTSGKEVYRSRLTDHTFNSRQSPGIYIMTLKTKEGKSYSRKIMIK, from the coding sequence ATGAAAACCAATTTATTATTGAGACAGCGTGCTATCAAAGCAGCCTTGTCTGCATCATTTTTGTTCCTGATGAATTCTATGTCTACTGCACAGATCGTGAAAACGTATGCAAGCAGCCAAACCAACCAGGTGTACGGAATTTGCATTGGCTGCGGAGTACTGAACCCAGAAAATGCCGTAGGAAGCAACGAAAACGACTATTCTACCTTACAGGTATCAGTAGGTCTGCTGGCCAGAACGGAACAGACACTGATTTTCCCGACTACCAATATTGCAGCCAATACCAACAAACTTGTCATTGGAATTGGTTCAAACGGAACTCCTTTATCTGCACAGGTGCTGGGAGGTGTATCCATTGAAACTTTTAACGGCGATGTTTCCAACAATGATTATCAGAATCTCAACAATGACATTCTTCAACTTGGCAGCGCAGACCCAAGCAAAGGTGAAATTGAACTTACTATGAACATTCCTTTTGACCGCATTAAAATAAATGTAAACTCAGGATTACTTAATCTGGGCGGTGAACTGCGGGTGTATTATGCATATCAGTACAAAGATCCTTTTATCAATCTCATGGCTCATTCGGATGGAGGGCAGGTTACTCTGGACAGGAAAGTTCCTGTAGAAGGATCGGAGGTTACGCTAACCAATACCTCCGGCAAAGAAGTATACCGTTCCAGGCTAACAGATCATACATTTAATTCCAGACAATCTCCAGGAATTTATATCATGACCCTGAAAACAAAAGAAGGGAAATCTTATTCCAGAAAAATCATGATCAAATAA
- a CDS encoding T9SS type A sorting domain-containing protein yields the protein MKFNLLLGDRFSFPVVLIALFLFSANTLSFGQSRIYAHAQSSGVFGVACLGCRVDNAQNAVGDNEDDYSTMVLGTALLGGVQQTLIFPDLRSDTRLVVGIGTDNIPLSVQLLSGVTLETMNGGTSNDDRRTIDVSLLKLGATPNRGTVEFKPAKPYDGIRIGLTGGVLSLGGGFRVYYAYQDPLITLKAHSQDGQITLDANIPLEGAEVALANTSGKEVFRTQLRSKTFQSRQPEGIYFMTIQTKEGKTYSRKIIVK from the coding sequence ATGAAATTTAATTTACTCTTGGGAGACCGATTCTCATTTCCAGTTGTTTTAATTGCACTATTTTTATTCTCAGCGAATACTTTATCCTTTGGACAGAGCAGAATTTATGCTCATGCACAAAGCTCGGGGGTCTTTGGGGTAGCCTGTCTGGGATGCCGTGTAGACAATGCCCAAAATGCCGTGGGCGACAATGAAGATGACTATTCAACCATGGTATTGGGAACAGCCTTATTAGGAGGGGTACAACAGACCTTAATCTTTCCTGATCTCAGATCCGACACAAGACTGGTAGTCGGTATCGGAACAGACAATATCCCTTTATCGGTACAGTTATTAAGCGGCGTAACCCTGGAAACAATGAACGGAGGAACGTCAAATGATGACCGCAGAACAATCGATGTAAGCCTGCTTAAATTGGGAGCGACTCCCAACAGAGGTACTGTAGAATTCAAACCGGCAAAACCTTATGACGGTATCAGAATAGGATTAACCGGCGGGGTACTCAGCCTTGGCGGCGGATTCAGAGTATATTATGCGTACCAGGACCCGCTCATCACTTTAAAAGCACATAGCCAGGATGGACAAATCACTCTTGATGCCAACATTCCTCTGGAAGGTGCCGAAGTTGCTCTGGCCAATACTTCAGGAAAAGAAGTATTCCGTACCCAACTGAGATCAAAAACATTTCAATCCAGGCAGCCGGAAGGAATATACTTTATGACTATTCAGACCAAAGAAGGAAAAACATATTCACGTAAAATTATTGTTAAATAA
- a CDS encoding N-acetylmuramoyl-L-alanine amidase, with translation MHKQNFKIILSFLLILFTNMIFSQKKFTIVLDAGHGGSDHGANRTYSDIGRVAEKDITLAITLKLGSMLEKNRDFKVIYTRKIDEYPSLSDRTNLANRSKADLFVSIHCNSSQRPTAYGTETYVQGPNQNNENLEVAKRENDVIFLDEKDKQIFGSYNADSPESLIALKLQQSKYLESSLLLGGLVEDNFVNKDKRSSRGVFQKNLHVLRMNAMPSVLIETGFINHPEESHYIASEKGQNEIAESIYDAIIDYKKAIDRKTGGFVASRRQEPEKPAETPLKNDFRILLMSSPTKYNDGDPALKGLNYILTLKENGQYKYYYAVTNMASVKDINLKTAKDAGFRNAFAVGFMPNQKISMGYYTIELYVGDKLNGNSYILQNLKDVERQKDNGVFYYTYGKVYTLEDAAKLQKELEAKGIKNTVIQKVYK, from the coding sequence ACAGGACTTATTCTGATATCGGAAGAGTTGCAGAAAAAGACATTACACTTGCCATCACGCTGAAGCTGGGATCAATGCTTGAAAAGAACAGAGATTTCAAAGTAATATACACCCGTAAGATTGATGAATACCCGTCATTGTCTGACAGAACCAACCTGGCGAACAGAAGTAAGGCGGACCTATTTGTTTCTATTCACTGTAATTCTTCACAGCGACCTACAGCCTATGGTACGGAAACTTATGTACAGGGGCCGAACCAGAATAATGAAAACCTGGAGGTAGCTAAAAGAGAGAATGACGTGATCTTTCTGGATGAAAAAGATAAACAGATCTTCGGATCTTACAATGCCGACTCTCCGGAATCGCTGATTGCTTTAAAACTGCAGCAAAGCAAATATCTGGAATCCAGTCTTCTGTTAGGCGGATTGGTAGAGGATAACTTTGTCAATAAAGATAAAAGATCATCGAGAGGGGTATTTCAGAAGAACCTCCACGTTCTCCGTATGAACGCCATGCCGTCGGTACTGATCGAAACAGGATTTATCAATCATCCTGAAGAAAGTCATTATATTGCTTCTGAAAAAGGGCAGAATGAAATTGCTGAAAGTATCTATGATGCCATCATTGATTATAAAAAGGCAATCGACAGAAAAACCGGAGGATTTGTTGCCAGCAGAAGACAAGAACCGGAGAAACCGGCTGAAACGCCTTTGAAAAACGATTTCAGAATATTACTGATGAGTTCTCCTACCAAATACAATGATGGAGATCCGGCATTGAAAGGGCTAAACTATATCCTTACCCTTAAAGAAAACGGACAGTACAAATATTACTATGCAGTTACCAATATGGCCTCTGTAAAAGATATTAACCTGAAAACAGCTAAAGATGCAGGATTCAGAAATGCTTTTGCCGTAGGATTTATGCCTAATCAAAAAATCAGCATGGGATACTATACGATAGAATTATATGTTGGAGATAAGCTGAACGGGAATTCATATATTCTTCAGAACCTTAAAGATGTCGAAAGACAGAAAGACAACGGAGTGTTCTATTATACCTATGGAAAAGTATATACGTTGGAAGATGCAGCGAAACTTCAAAAAGAACTTGAAGCTAAAGGCATCAAAAACACCGTGATACAAAAAGTTTACAAATAA